Proteins co-encoded in one Setaria viridis chromosome 9, Setaria_viridis_v4.0, whole genome shotgun sequence genomic window:
- the LOC140221182 gene encoding uncharacterized protein has translation MAEAIGQFGPGYEPPSLDYLREPLLDKTLKEMNKSREKHEREWRMYGCTLMIDSWTDRRNQRHLINFLLNSYQGTFFLELVDASDQSHDPCLDLMLEDIGNLKELKKHIELAKHITTFMHRHARLLKAAREKIGGKNLLRLVNSDDMPALPGVYAGMDLAKKKINDSFANKPLILRKVMDIVEGRWAEQNEHKLDEAALFLDPRKFYDIRKNDSAYAYKWWTSFGGIAIEVQRFAKRIVGLCCSAASDRTVARRMDNEVTNGLDSGNEEDAPFVFDDGDVEDDCGPTPPATPLEESGEQSEIFGGNCLLHRLAVRIVALCCIGLHERDWSTFESIHMRKRNTPEYKRVKVLA, from the exons ATGGCGGAGGCCATCGGGCAATTTGGGCCTGGGTATGAGCCCCCTAGCCTTGATTATTTGAGGGAGCCTCTCCTTGACAAGACACTGAAGGAGATGAACAAATCAAGGGAGAAGCATGAGCGTGAATGGAGAATGTACGGCTGTACTCTCATGATAGACTCATGGACAGATAGGAGGAACCAGCGGCACCTAATCAACTTCCTCCTCAATAGTTATCAGGGGACTTTCTTCCTGGAGCTTGTTGATGCATCTGATCAATCACATGATCCA TGCTTGGACCTTATGTTGGAGGACATTGGGAATCTAAAAGAGCTTAAGAAGCATATTGAGCTTGCCAAGCACATCACTACATTTATGCACAGGCACGCAAGGCTTCTGAAAGCAGCAAGGGAGAAGATTGGTGGGAAAAATCTT TTGAGGTTAGTCAATAGTGATGATATGCCAGCATTGCCAGGGGTTTACGCTGGTATGGATCTCGCTAAGAAGAAAATCAATGATTCTTTTGCAAACAAGCCTCTAATACTAAGGAAGGTGATGGATATTGTGGAGGGGAGGTGGGCTGAACAAAATGAGCATAAGCTGGACGAGGCTGCACTCTTTTTGGATCCAAGAAAATTCTATGACATCAGAAAAAATGACTCTGCGTATGCTT ATAAATGGTGGACTTCCTTTGGTGGCATCGCTATTGAGGTCCAAAGGTTTGCTAAGCGTATTGTTGGTCTTTGTTGTTCAGCTGCTTCAG ATCGCACTGTTGCTAGGAGAATGGATAATGAGGTGACCAATGGGCTAGATTCAGGCAATGAAGAAGATGCACCTTTTGTGtttgatgatggagatgttgaaGATGATTGTGGCCCGACTCCACCCGCTACTCCTCTTGAAGAGAGTGGTGAACAGAGTG AGATCTTTGGTGGGAACTGTTTGCTCCATAGGCTTGCAGTGCGCATTGTTGCCCTTTGTTGTATCGGTCTTCATGAGCGAGATTGGAGCACATTTGAGTCT ATCCATATGAGAAAAAGGAACACCCCAGAGTACAAGCGGGTGAAGGTTTTGGCATAA